From the genome of Odocoileus virginianus isolate 20LAN1187 ecotype Illinois chromosome 16, Ovbor_1.2, whole genome shotgun sequence, one region includes:
- the LOC110150488 gene encoding ras-related protein Rap-2c-like — protein sequence MAGLGLRPAKGYRVVLLGSVAVGKTALATQFACGSFPEQCEPSVEELFSKVIEVNAAPALLEIVDTVGAEHLVTLKDLYIKNSDGFVVLYSVCSEASFEAVRPLRERMGRLRGPKAVPLVLVGTKADLDAQRQVLTAQGRALAREWRCPFLEVTAKSKLMVDQVFTQVVREMEALAPPEEVVPAVPTNAQETWPSERFIG from the coding sequence ATGGCGGGCCTGGGGCTGCGACCGGCCAAGGGCTACCGAGTGGTGCTGCTGGGCAGCGTGGCGGTGGGCAAGACGGCGCTCGCCACGCAGTTCGCCTGCGGCAGCTTCCCCGAGCAGTGCGAGCCGTCGGTGGAGGAGCTTTTCAGCAAGGTGATCGAGGTGAACGCGGCGCCCGCCCTGCTGGAGATCGTGGACACGGTGGGCGCCGAGCACCTGGTCACCCTCAAGGACCTGTACATCAAGAACAGCGACGGCTTCGTGGTGCTCTACAGCGTCTGCAGCGAGGCCTCGTTCGAGGCGGTGCGGCCGCTGCGCGAGCGCATGGGCCGGCTGCGGGGGCCCAAGGCCGTGCCGCTGGTGCTCGTGGGCACCAAGGCCGACCTGGATGCCCAGCGCCAGGTGCTGACGGCGCAGGGCCGCGCGCTGGCCCGCGAGTGGCGGTGCCCGTTCCTGGAGGTCACGGCCAAGAGCAAACTGATGGTGGACCAGGTGTTCACGCAGGTGGTGCGCGAGATGGAGGCCCTGGCCCCGCCCGAGGAAGTGGTTCCCGCGGTCCCCACCAACGCGCAGGAGACGTGGCCGTCGGAAAGATTCATCGGCTGA